The following proteins are encoded in a genomic region of Triticum dicoccoides isolate Atlit2015 ecotype Zavitan chromosome 1B, WEW_v2.0, whole genome shotgun sequence:
- the LOC119309931 gene encoding ABC transporter A family member 7-like, whose protein sequence is MVSATGGRNGNRTRTRARALARFCRQLHALLLKNLAFQRRNWKTNAAIAVFPVLLCALLVAIQAVGSRTLPAHELFVEPGLVPNETLYVIQSKCSWQKHNVSGNSDGGMPLQLGYDFLDTSKGLFHVYVSYNSSFSRDNGHHSMTVLRVARLVNMASTAYLKQVLPGVNAEMRLEFLKEMPKAAIKMKLDLTTLLDALFFTWTVQLLLPVILTYLVYEKQQNLRLMMKMHGLKDGPYWLISYSYFLSLSGAYVTFFAVFGSLIGLDIFRLNSHVIQFLFFFIYINLQIVLAFLLASFFSSVKTASVISYIYVFGSGLLGEALLKLFIEDTNFPRPWLVIMELVPGFSLYRGVYELSEYAAAGSYMGKPGMQWGDLNDPINGMKDVLILTFIEWILLLLVAYFLDHRPAWHPIFLFGILSTKHSSPSYKANPRSKRVFADMAKDDVFLEHKVVKRLLKEMDTRNMIICHNLKKVYRGNNRNPDKLAVRGLSLALHKGQCFGMLGPNGAGKSSFINMMIGLVAPTCGTAYIHGMDLRKDMNEIYANIGVCPQHDLLWETLTGREHLLFYGRMKNLAGAALTKAVEESLKSVNLFHCGFGDKSVSKYSGGMKRRLSVAIALIGNPKVVYMDEPSTGLDTISRNDLWNVIKRAKKECTIILTTHSMEEAEELCDRVGIFVSGNFQCLGTPKELKTRYGGTRILTITTVAEHEEVMARLIAELSPSAVKIYGMSGTQKFELPKREVRLDGVFGAVEAARAMFPVHGWGVADTTLEDVFIRVAKDARAFDVLS, encoded by the exons ATGGTGTCTGCGACCGGCGGTCGCAACGGCAACCGCACGCGCACGCGTGCCCGTGCCCTCGCGAGGTTCTGCAGGCAGCTCCATGCCCTCCTCCTCAAGAACCTCGCCTTCCAG AGGAGGAACTGGAAGACCAACGCCGCGATCGCCGTGTTCCCGGTGCTGCTCTGCGCGCTGCTCGTCGCCATCCAGGCCGTG GGCTCCAGAACATTGCCCGCGCATGAGCTGTTCGTCGAGCCCGGCCTCGTGCCCAACGAGACCTTATACGTGATCCAGTCAAAGTGTTCGTGGCAAAAGCACAATGTTTCAGGAAATTCTGATGGTGGAATGCCACTCCAACTGG GTTATGACTTTCTTGATACAAGCAAGGGGCTGTTCCATGTATACGTTTCGTACAACTCCAGCTTCAGCAGGGACAATGGGCACCATTCCATGACAGTTTTGCGCGTTGCACGGTTGGTTAATATG GCATCCACTGCATATCTCAAGCAGGTTCTACCAGGAGTGAATGCAGAAATGCGCCTAGAATTTCTGAAAGAGATGCCCAAAGCTGCAATCAAAATGAAACTGGACCTCACAACTCTCCTCGACGCACTCTTCTTCACATGGACGGTTCAACTCCTCCTTCCA GTAATATTAACATATCTTGTTTATGAGAAGCAGCAGAACCTAAGACTAATGATGAAAATGCATGGACTCAAGGATGGACCATATTGGCTGATATCGTATTCCTACTTCCTGTCCCTTTCAGGAGCATATGTGACCTTCTTTGCGGTTTTCGGCTCACTTATAG GTCTCGACATATTCAGATTGAACAGCCATGTTATACAGTTTTTGTTCTTTTTTATCTACATCAACCTGCAAATTGTTTTAGCCTTTCTCCTCGCGTCATTCTTCTCATCGGTCAAGACTGCTAGTG TAATAAGTTACATCTATGTCTTTGGCTCTGGCCTTCTCGGAGAAGCGCTATTGAAGTTGTTCATTGAGGATACTAACTTTCCAA GACCTTGGCTAGTGATAATGGAGCTTGTTCCCGGGTTCTCCCTCTACCGAGGGGTTTATGAGTTATCCGAGTATGCAGCTGCAGGAAGCTACATGGGGAAGCCTGGAATGCAATGGGGGGACTTGaacgacccgatcaacgggatgaaAGATGTTTTGATTCTGACGTTCATAGAATGGATACTTCTGCTTCTTGTGGCATATTTTTTGGACCACAGACCTGCATGGCATCCTATTTTTCTCTTCGGAATTCTGTCGACCAAGCACTCGTCGCCGTCATATAAAGCGAATCCGAGATCCAAGAGGGTCTTTGCTGATATGGCCAAGGATGATGTTTTCCTCGAG CACAAGGTGGTGAAACGATTACTGAAGGAAATGGACACTAGGAATATGATCATCTGCCACAATCTAAAGAAAGTGTACCGTGGGAATAACAGGAACCCCGACAAGCTCGCGGTGAGAGGGTTGTCGCTCGCATTGCACAAAGGGCAGTGTTTCGGAATGCTTGGTCCCAATGGGGCAGGGAAGTCATCCTTTATCAACATG ATGATTGGACTAGTGGCGCCTACTTGCGGAACTGCTTACATACATGGAATGGATTTGAGAAAagatatgaatgaaatatatgcaaACATcggtgtatgtccacagcacga TTTGCTTTGGGAGACTCTGACAGGAAGAGAGCATCTACTGTTTTATGGTCGAATGAAGAATCTCGCAGGTGCTGCTCTAACGAAG GCAGTCGAGGAATCCTTGAAGAGCGTGAACCTTTTCCACTGCGGTTTTGGCGACAAATCTGTAAGCAAGTACAGTGGTGGCATGAAAAGAAGGCTCAGTGTCGCTATCGCACTCATCGGCAATCCTAAA GTAGTTTACATGGACGAACCGAGCACCGGGTTGGACACGATATCCAGGAATGATCTGTGGAACGTCATCAAGCGAGCAAAGAAGGAATGCACCATCATACTCACAA CCCATTCAATGGAAGAGGCCGAGGAGCTGTGCGATCGGGTTGGCATCTTCGTGAGCGGAAACTTTCAGTGCCTTGGAACACCCAAGGAG CTGAAGACAAGGTACGGCGGCACCCGCATCCTGACGATAACGACGGTGGCGGAGCACGAGGAGGTGATGGCCCGGCTGATCGCCGAGCTGTCGCCGAGCGCGGTGAAGATCTACGGCATGTCGGGGACGCAGAAGTTCGAGCTGCCGAAGCGGGAGGTGCGGCTGGATGGCGTATTCGGCGCGGTGGAGGCGGCGAGGGCCATGTTCCCCGTGCATGGGTGGGGCGTGGCAGACACCACGCTGGAGGACGTCTTCATCCGGGTCGCCAAGGACGCCCGCGCCTTCGATGTCCTCTCGTAG